In one window of Cellulophaga sp. HaHa_2_95 DNA:
- a CDS encoding DUF2147 domain-containing protein, whose product MKHHKLLLFFIGLFLVNFSYGQSIFDEWKTIDDRTGKPKGVIKIYKKDGQMYGDIVKVLEEGKENFKCTKCEGDLKDAPVLGMTIIKGAEDDGDGEWKGKYLFDPEQAMTFRCKIWLNPDNPDELKVRGYLAFIYRTQTWIRVKD is encoded by the coding sequence ATGAAACACCATAAGCTATTACTTTTTTTTATAGGGCTTTTTTTAGTTAATTTTAGTTATGGTCAATCCATCTTTGATGAATGGAAAACGATTGATGATCGTACAGGGAAACCAAAAGGCGTAATCAAAATTTACAAGAAAGATGGCCAGATGTATGGCGATATTGTAAAGGTATTAGAAGAAGGGAAAGAGAATTTTAAATGCACTAAATGTGAGGGCGATTTAAAAGATGCACCTGTTTTAGGAATGACAATTATAAAAGGTGCAGAAGATGATGGTGATGGAGAGTGGAAGGGAAAGTATTTATTTGATCCAGAGCAGGCAATGACCTTTCGTTGCAAGATTTGGTTAAATCCAGATAATCCTGATGAGCTTAAAGTCCGAGGATATTTAGCATTTATTTACCGTACACAAACTTGGATACGTGTAAAAGATTAG
- a CDS encoding YihY/virulence factor BrkB family protein, with the protein MSALEEKIDKIPIVNWFAGLLKKVKFAALEGLSLYELIEMYLSGIVQGAMSTRASAIAFSLFMALFPLLIFLLSLLPFLIPYIQIDGETNFESDFLAFLESFLPTATGDYFEEIFIQIKDQKRGGLLSSTFVISIFLVANGVNAIFGGFENSYHVNLTRHFFRQYLYALLVGLILSILLIVAAISYVYSEFYIVEYASDLVTKTYGTNLEETDIIGVQIAKVLFFIILSYLTTAILYYFGTAEGKQAKFFSAGATMTTLLFIFTSYLFGVYVEKFARYNELYGALGGLLILMVFIWLNSNILLLGFELNATINAVRNNINQKDETP; encoded by the coding sequence ATGTCTGCATTAGAAGAAAAGATAGATAAAATACCGATTGTAAATTGGTTTGCAGGCTTGCTTAAAAAAGTGAAATTTGCCGCTCTTGAAGGGCTATCATTATATGAGCTTATAGAAATGTACTTGTCAGGAATAGTTCAAGGGGCAATGTCAACCAGAGCTAGTGCAATTGCATTTAGTTTATTTATGGCACTTTTTCCTTTGCTGATATTTTTACTGAGTTTATTACCGTTCTTAATTCCCTATATTCAGATAGATGGTGAAACAAATTTTGAGTCGGATTTTTTAGCCTTCTTGGAATCTTTTCTGCCAACAGCCACGGGAGATTATTTTGAAGAAATTTTCATTCAAATAAAAGATCAAAAAAGAGGTGGCTTACTTTCTTCCACCTTTGTAATATCTATTTTCTTGGTAGCAAATGGTGTTAACGCAATTTTTGGTGGTTTTGAAAATTCATACCACGTTAATTTAACGCGACACTTCTTTAGACAATATTTATATGCACTTTTAGTGGGGTTAATCTTATCAATTCTCTTAATAGTTGCAGCAATTTCTTATGTTTATTCAGAATTTTATATTGTGGAATATGCCAGTGATTTGGTCACAAAAACTTACGGTACTAATTTAGAAGAAACAGATATTATAGGCGTGCAGATCGCTAAGGTCTTATTTTTTATTATTTTATCGTATTTAACGACCGCCATATTGTATTATTTTGGAACGGCAGAAGGTAAGCAAGCAAAATTTTTCTCGGCAGGAGCTACAATGACCACTTTATTATTCATCTTTACATCGTATCTTTTTGGGGTATATGTAGAGAAATTTGCGAGATACAATGAGTTATACGGGGCTTTAGGAGGTTTATTAATATTAATGGTGTTTATTTGGTTAAATTCTAATATATTGTTGCTAGGTTTTGAACTGAATGCAACAATAAACGCTGTTCGAAATAATATAAACCAAAAGGATGAAACACCATAA
- the priA gene encoding primosomal protein N' → MPYFINVILPIPLEKLFTYSISEAEAGFLQSGMRVAVPFGKSKIYTALVHEVHQKPPVIYEAKEIHQILDEAPLVTVMQLKHWFWIADYYMCSVGEVFRSAVPNAFLLESETLILRNKNFQSNENELLDDEFLVFEALEHQSILRVQEISAILGKKNVLPVLNRLLDKNIIILKEEVYEQYKPKMVRYVRMGNAYKSEEKLEELLNTLTRAPKQSQVVLTLFQLQASSKKPIKVSDLEVASKSSSAIIKTLIDKAVLEEYFIQTDRVVYQDDGANESLKSLNEYQLAALKDIKLGFEKNLPTLLHGVTSSGKTEVYVKLIEECIRSNKQALYLLPEIALTTQLISRLQEYFGEKVAVYHSKYSVQERVEVWNNVLANKVKAQIVIGARSALFMPFADLGLVIVDEEHESSFKQYDPAPRYHARDAAIVLGKLHKAKILLGSATPSVESYYNAQIGKYGYTSILRRFGDVQMPDVELVDIKELTRKKRMKGHFSERLLEEITETLESGAQVILFQNRRGYAPIMECTTCGHSPQCPNCDVSLTYHQHKKQLRCHYCSYNIAVPLACEACGSSTLDTKGFGTEQVEQELQTLFPEVKVGRMDLDTTRGKYGYEKIITAFEQQEIDILVGTQMLTKGLDFRNVNLVGIMNADTLLNFPDFRAHERSYQLLTQVSGRAGRTKKRGKVIIQSYNPYHQILKQVSTGDYEGMFKEQLYERQQYKYPPINRIIKVTFKHKDYNKLNEAAEWFTQGLRNAFGIHVLGPEFPPVSRIRNQYLKHVLIKIPNGQALGKTKNSIKRIEKSFNAISQYASVRVIYNVDYI, encoded by the coding sequence ATGCCTTATTTCATTAATGTAATTCTTCCCATACCGTTAGAAAAACTGTTTACGTACAGTATTTCTGAGGCTGAAGCTGGTTTTTTGCAATCAGGAATGCGTGTTGCAGTTCCTTTTGGTAAATCTAAAATATACACAGCTTTGGTGCATGAAGTGCATCAGAAACCACCCGTTATTTATGAGGCTAAAGAAATTCATCAAATTTTAGATGAAGCACCTTTAGTAACTGTGATGCAATTAAAGCATTGGTTTTGGATTGCAGATTATTACATGTGTAGTGTAGGCGAGGTTTTTAGATCTGCTGTACCTAATGCATTTTTATTAGAAAGTGAGACGTTAATCTTAAGGAATAAGAATTTTCAGTCCAATGAAAATGAACTGCTAGATGATGAATTTTTAGTATTTGAAGCTTTAGAGCATCAATCTATATTGCGAGTACAGGAGATAAGTGCAATTCTAGGGAAAAAGAACGTACTTCCGGTATTAAACCGCCTCTTGGATAAAAATATCATCATTTTAAAAGAAGAGGTATATGAGCAATATAAGCCGAAAATGGTTCGGTATGTTCGTATGGGAAATGCCTATAAATCAGAAGAAAAATTAGAAGAATTATTAAATACTTTGACAAGGGCTCCAAAACAAAGTCAAGTGGTGCTTACGTTGTTTCAATTACAAGCGAGTTCAAAGAAGCCAATTAAGGTTTCAGATTTAGAAGTTGCTAGTAAAAGTTCTTCGGCCATTATAAAAACACTGATAGATAAAGCAGTATTGGAGGAGTATTTTATTCAAACAGATAGAGTAGTTTACCAAGACGACGGAGCAAATGAAAGTTTAAAATCTTTAAATGAATATCAATTAGCGGCATTAAAAGATATCAAACTAGGTTTTGAAAAAAACTTGCCGACTCTTTTACATGGAGTTACTTCTTCTGGTAAAACAGAAGTTTATGTAAAATTGATAGAAGAATGTATTCGGTCTAATAAACAGGCTTTGTATCTATTACCAGAGATTGCTTTAACAACCCAATTAATTTCGAGGCTTCAAGAATATTTTGGAGAAAAAGTAGCGGTGTACCATTCTAAATATAGTGTGCAAGAACGCGTAGAAGTTTGGAATAATGTTTTGGCAAACAAAGTAAAAGCGCAAATTGTTATTGGAGCAAGATCTGCTTTGTTTATGCCTTTTGCGGATTTAGGTCTGGTCATTGTAGATGAAGAACATGAAAGTTCTTTTAAACAATATGACCCCGCACCAAGATACCACGCTCGTGATGCGGCAATAGTATTAGGTAAGTTGCATAAAGCTAAGATTTTATTAGGTTCTGCTACGCCTAGCGTAGAAAGTTATTATAATGCGCAAATTGGCAAATACGGGTATACTAGCATTCTAAGAAGATTTGGTGATGTACAAATGCCAGATGTAGAACTGGTTGATATCAAAGAGCTGACTAGGAAAAAGAGAATGAAAGGGCATTTCTCTGAACGATTATTAGAAGAGATTACAGAAACGCTAGAGAGCGGAGCGCAAGTTATTCTATTTCAAAATAGAAGAGGCTATGCACCAATTATGGAATGTACTACGTGTGGGCATTCTCCGCAATGTCCTAATTGTGATGTAAGTCTAACCTACCATCAGCATAAAAAACAATTGCGTTGCCATTATTGTAGCTATAATATTGCAGTGCCCTTAGCATGTGAAGCTTGCGGTAGTAGTACTTTAGATACTAAAGGTTTTGGTACGGAACAGGTAGAGCAAGAATTACAAACCTTATTTCCGGAAGTAAAAGTTGGCCGTATGGATTTGGATACGACTAGAGGGAAATATGGATATGAAAAAATAATTACAGCCTTTGAACAACAAGAGATAGATATTTTAGTAGGTACGCAAATGCTTACGAAAGGATTAGATTTCAGGAATGTGAATTTAGTGGGGATTATGAATGCAGATACGTTGTTAAATTTTCCAGATTTTAGGGCCCACGAACGCAGTTATCAGTTGTTAACCCAGGTTTCTGGTAGGGCAGGACGTACTAAAAAACGAGGAAAGGTTATCATACAAAGTTATAATCCATACCATCAAATCTTAAAGCAGGTGTCTACGGGAGATTATGAGGGAATGTTTAAAGAACAATTATATGAGCGGCAACAATACAAATACCCCCCTATAAATAGAATTATTAAAGTAACCTTTAAACACAAAGATTATAACAAGCTCAATGAAGCTGCAGAGTGGTTTACACAGGGGTTAAGGAATGCATTTGGTATTCATGTGTTGGGACCAGAATTTCCTCCTGTTTCTAGAATTAGAAATCAATATTTGAAGCATGTTTTAATAAAGATACCCAACGGCCAAGCTTTGGGTAAAACTAAAAATAGCATTAAAAGAATTGAAAAATCTTTTAATGCTATTTCGCAGTACGCTAGCGTACGAGTAATCTACAATGTAGATTATATATAG